The stretch of DNA TAAAACAAAAGCACCACAAGAAATACAAGATATTATGTTAAATGCTACAAAAAAATTAGCGGATCAATCAATTAGTAAAAATGCTCTAAAAGTTGGAGATATTGCTCCTGATATGAAATTGCCAAATGCAGTAGGAAAAGAAGTCTCTTTATATGAAACATTAGAAGAAAATGACTTTGCAGTTGTAAGTTTTTATAGAGGTGTTTGGTGTTCATATTGTAACTTTGAGTTAAAAGCTTTACAAGAAAAAAATGATGAATTTATTAGCTTAGGTGCAAAACTATTAGCAGTTTCTCCACAATCACCAGATGCTAGTTTAACTACAAAAGAAAAAAATGAATTAGAATATGAAGTATTAAGTGATAATGAAAATATCATTGCAAAAGAGTATGGATTAGTATTTTCATTAGATGAAGAATTAAGACCTATTTACTTAAGTTTTGGTATTGATATTCCTTCTAGTAATGGTGAAGATTCTTATGAAATCCCAATGCCTGCAACTTATGTAATAAATAAAAACAAAGAAGTTATATTTTCATTCGTTGATGAAGATTATACAAAAAGATGTGAACCACAAGATGTAGTTGATGCAATAAAAGCAGCAAAATAATTAAATAAAATACAGGAGTTTATAATGAATACTACTTTAGCTTTTGATGTATATGGAACATTAATAGATACAAATGGCGTACAAGTTTTACTTGAAAAGTTCATTCCAAATAAAGCAAACATTTTTTCTCAAACTTGGAGAGATAAACAACTTGAGTACTCTTTTAGAAGAGGACATATGCAAAATTATGTAGGCTTTGAAGTATGTACATCTCAAGCTTTAGAGTATACTTGTAAATTCCACGATGTAGATTTAAGTGATGAACAAAAAAAAGAACTAATGGCAATATATGCTGTTCTACCTAGTTTTTCTGATGTAAAAATTGCACTAAAAAGATTAAAAGAAAAAGGTTTTAGAATCTTTGCCTTTTCAAATGGTAAAAAAGAAGCAGTTGAAAAATTATTAGTTCATGCAGGAATAAGAGATTTATTTCTAGATGTAGTAAGCGTTGATGATATAAAAACATTTAAGCCCTCACCTGGAGCATATGCTTACTTTTTAAGACAAGCAGAAGCTAAAAGTCATGAAGCTTGGCTAATTTCAAGTAATCCTTTTGATGTAACTGGTTCGATATCAGCAGGAATGAATTCTGCTTGGATACAAAGATCTCCTAAAGCGATATTTGATCCATGGGAAATTCAACCTACCTTTACGACTAATTCTTTACTTGACTTAGCAGAAAAATTAAATGATTAAATAAATTTATATTAGCTATAATACAAAAAATTATAAGAGGGATACATGAGTACAGTAAGAGAAAAATTAATAGAAGCAACATTCCAAGAAGTATTTACATCAGGATATTCTGCTGCTTCATTAGCAAATATTTTAAATCGAGCTGAAGTTAAAAAAGGTGCCATGTATCACTATTTCCCATCAAAAAAAAATATGGTTTTAGCCATGATTAATGAAAAACTAGAACAAAGAACAAAAAACAAATGGGAACCAATAATCAATGAAGATGGAAATCTTATTGATATTTTAATCTCAATATTACAAGATACAAAAGGCTTCAATCTAAATGAGGGATGTCCTTTAGGAAATCTTCTTCAAGAACAATTGGGTGAAGATGAAGATTTTAAAAATATATTAACTTCTATTTTAAAAAAATGGAAAGATATTTTTGTCTCTATTTTAGAAAAATCAAAAGAGAAAAATCAAATCAATAAAGATATAAACACACTACAATGTGCAACTTTTTTAATTGCTTCAATAGAAGGAGCGATTCTACTTTCAAAAAAATCAAATGACAAGCAAGATTTTGAAGACTGTATGATACAACTTATAAATTATATAAATTCTCTAAGATAAGTAAATACTATTTTTTAATTCTTTTATCAAAAATAAGGCATACTTATATATATGTTCTTAAGAAAGGTTTTTTATGATAACTGAGAAAAATATAAAAAAGATTATTGTAATTGCACCTCTTATTGGTATTCTTTTAACATCTATTATTCTTACAAATCTTTTTATTTCTGAAATTAAATCTCAATATGAAAAAGAAATTCAACAATTAATGATTGATGAAGAATTAAAAGTTATGAAAATCGTTAAAAATCGAATAGAAAATATTATAAATTTTTTAGAAAAAGATTATAATCAAAAAATACAAGCTGAAAAAGAAGAAATTAAAAATACTGTTGATATAGCTTATAATATAATTGAAAATACATATCGTGAAAATAAAAATGATGATAAAAATAACATAATATTAAAAATAAACAAACAATTAAGAAATCAAAGATTTTATAATAATGCTTCTGGATATTATTTTATCTATTCAAATAACGGCACTTCTATTTTACATCCCCATTTACCATACCTTGAAGGTACGAATTTTAGTACCTTTAAAGATGAGAGTACAAAAATTGCAATAAAAAAACTACTTATATTTTTAGAAAAGAACAGCGCTGGATTCACATCTTGGAAATGGTATAAACCAAATATAAATAAAGAGAAGAAAACAGAAGTAAAAGAAAAAATCGGTTATTTAAAAAAATTTGTTCCTTTAAATCTCTTTATAGGTAGTGCAAAATATAAAGAAGATATCGAATTAAGTGTAAAAAATAATTTACAAGAATTATTAAATATAATTAGATACGATAAAAATAATTATATTTTTGCTTATGATGAATTAGGAAATACTATTTCCCATATTAAAAAAGATTTGATTGGCAAAAACAGATGGGATATTTCCTCTAGTGGTAGATTATTAATACAAGAGATTATTAAAAAAGCTTTTACAACTAAAGGAAGTTACATAAAATACTCAGCAACAATTAATCCAAATACAAAAGAGTCTTCTAATAAAATTTCTTATGTTAAATTATTTGAAAGAACTAATTGGGTTATTGGTACAGGTATGTATAATAGTATTATATTTGAAAATATCAAAAATAAACAAAAACTAATGAAGAAGAATTTAGATAATACTATATACAAAGTAGTTATCTATTCATTTTTTATTACAAGTTTTAGTCTCTTGGTTATGATTTTTATTTCAAGAAGAGTTGGAAATATAATTAAGAAGTATAAAAATCATTTAACTGAAATAAATAATACATTAGAATTGAAAGTAAAAGATAGAACAAAAGAACTTGAAGATTCAAAAAATAAGTTAAAAGAAATGACTTTAAGAGATCCTCTAACTAACCTTTATAATAGACGTTATTTTGAAAGTGTTATAGATGAATTAATGTCTTTAACTATTAGAGCAAAAGAGTCTCTTTGTCTAATTATGTTAGATATAGATAAATTTAAAAATATTAATGATAATTATGGTCATGATATAGGAGATGAAGTTTTAAAGAAACTTGCAGATAATTTATTGTGCCTTTTAAGACAGAGTGATGTTATTACAAGAATAGGAGGAGAAGAATTTGCAATTGTTTTCCCAAATACATCAATAAATGGTGCATATAAGACTTCAGAAAAAATTAGAAAAGCAGTTGAAAATCTTCAAATTAAAATAAAAGAAAATATTTTGATTAATTTTACAGTTAGTATTGGAATTGCAGTATTTGATGAAAATATTGATAAAGATGTTCATAGTATATTAAAAAGAGCAGATATTGCACTATATAAAGCAAAGGATACTGGTCGAAATAAAGTAGTTATTTTTAATGAAAATGAAACTATTTAAGAAAATGCAATTGGTATATAAAAATCAGCTACAAACTCTCCACTATCATCAAAAAAATCATTCTTTTCAAATCTAATATATGATGGTATAGTTGTAGCTTCATATCCACTATTTGGTAACCAAAAGTGATATACCCATTGTATTAGTTTTAAAATATCTTCATATTTTCCATTAAATGGGAACTTTGCACATAAACCAGCATATAGATTAAAATATGGCAAATTTGTATTTGGTAACACATCCTCAACTTTTACAACAATAGCCGATACATAATGACAATCTTGTGGCTTTGTAATAATTGGATTATCATGGTAAATTCCGAGTTGAAAGTAGTTTTGAATATCATTTGTATAAACCCAAGCTTTTAATTTTTGCCAATTTTTTCGTGAATCATTTCCATGACCTTTTTCTCTAATATAATATGCAATTCTTTTTTCAATTTTGACAATTTGAGGTTCAATATTAATATAATATTTATCAATTAATGAAACACTTGAATAGATATTTAAAATATTGTTTGAGTATTCTTTATAACCACCCTGTCTCCATTGTTTAGGTGTTTGTTCGAAACGCTGCTTAAAAGCCCGTAAAAATGAAGTTTGAGAGCTATATCCACATAAAGAGGCAATTTTGCTAATTGTTGAAGATTGATTTGTTATTAATAAATTTGATGCTTTTTGTAATCTGATTGATTTAATACATTCATATATATTCTCACCCATTTGTTCTTTGAATATACGTTGAAAATGAAACTTACTGATGTTAAATTCTTCTGCCATTTGTGTGATATTTATATCTGTATCAATATATGTATTTATATAATTCATCATTTCATTTGCAATTTTACTATGATTTAAAGATGTGTCTTTTCTTTTCATTCTTATGCTTTATTAGTAGTTTTAGTTATTATAGCACTAATTGTGTTTTTAAATAGCACAAAATGATATTAAATTAAGCATTTTTTGTAAGGTAAAAACTTTCTCTACTTGATATTATTATCAAAAAAAAGGAAAACACATGACAAATAGAGATTTTATAATAGCAATTTTGATTACATTTATGTGGGGAGTAAACTTTTCTTTTATAAAATTAGGTTTAACTTCGCTTGATCCTTTTATGCTTGCAGGTTTAAGATTCTTTCTTTGTGCAATACCTCTTGTATTTTTTATAAAAAAACCTGATGTAAAGTTTATCTATATAGTTTCATATGGATTATTTTTTGGTGTTGGATTATGGGGAATACTCTATGTTGGAATGCATTTTGGAATATCAGCAGGTGTTGCATCAATTGTTTTACAATTAGGTGTATTTTTTACTGTGATTTTATCTTATATAATTTTGAAAGAGAAAATAGATATTTATAATAAAATTGGTTTTGTTTTAGCATTAAGTGGGATACTACTTGTTTTTTTAGTAACAGATGGAACAGTAACTATTTTAGGAATGATGTTTGTAATATTATCAGCAGTTTCTTGGGCAATATTAAACATTATAATTAAAAAAGCAAATACAAAAGATGTTTTTTCTTTTCTAATTTGGTCAACACTATTTCCACCTATTCCACTATTTCTTTTAGCATATTTTATGCAAGGAGATATTGTGTTTATTAATTTCTTTGATAATATTGATACTAATGCAATGATTTCTATAGTTTTTCAAGTCTATCCAACTACTATACTTGGTTATTGGGTGTGGAATTCATTGTTGACTAAATATCCTGTATCAGTGGTTTCACCTTTGAGTTTACTTATTCCAATTTTTGGACTTTTAGGTTCTTTTGTTTTATTTAATGAGGAAATAGGAATATACAAAATAATAGCTTCTTTGATAATTCTTTTGGGATTAGTGATTAATACTTTTGGGAATAGAATGTTTATAGCAAAAGTTTAATAATTATGAAGAAATTACTTCATAATTATTATTTTGTAATTTTTTTAGCTTTTTTTCTTTTACTAAAAGTTTTAAGTTTCTAGAAAAAGTTTCAGGAGCCATAGAAAGAATATTTGCAATTTCATATTGTTTTATATTTTTTTGTAGGTTAATATTCTTCAAATAAAAATTTATTATTTTATCTTTTGCTGTAAGGTGAATATTTAGATGAATATTTTGTTGTAATAATTGTATCTTTTTTAATAAAGAAATTACTATAAAATTTGAAATAGTAATATCACTCATAAAGTTTTCTTCAAAATCTATTGTTTTTATCTTCATAATTTTTCCATCACTTATAAAACTAGCAGTAGAAGGGAAAGGTATATGAAGTAAAGAAGCAGCCTCACCAACGAAATCATTTTCTTTAAAAATTCCAATGGTAATACTATTTGCATTGTCATCATGCTTGTGAATATTTACTTCTCCTTGAAGAATTAGATATAAATATTCACTATTTTCCCCCGCTAAGAAAACCACACTATCTTTTTTGTGGTTTTCAATAGAAGCAAGACTAATAAACTTATCAAATTGTTCTTTACTCAAAGATGAGAATAACCAATTATTTTTTAATTTTTTAAACATAGTCGAATCATATAAGTTTTTATATAAAATTATGCTTTTAAATATGCTTCTTTTTCTTTTGCTATTAATATATTTGCTAAAAATTCATAAGCAGTACTCCAAGCTTCTTCAACTTCACTTGTGCACGCATCGCCAAGTGTTTGTTTGATAGAAGTTAATAATGCATCTTGAACCATAGGATAGTGTTTTGCTTGAATATTTGTTTTAACATGAGTAGCAACCATTGTTTCTAAACCTTTTTGAAGATTTTGTAATTGATCAATATTACTTGCGTATGCATAAATTGCATTTGCTAATTTTTTTGGTTGGTCATCAGTAGCATCTTTAAATAAAACTTTTGTTTCTGGATATTTTTCAAATAAAATTTTATACATTGTTTCTGTAATTTCATCTTTTCTTTCTTTTAACACAGGTGCAGTAGCTTTTATAATATTTTTTGTATTTTCTGTCATTATTTGTCCTTTAAATTTTCAGAATTATAACAGAATAAAAATAGCTATTTATTGATATGCATCAAGATTTTATAATAAAGTTTAAATAAAAACATCTTAGATATAATACAAAAATTCAAATACTATAGAATTTAAATATTATAAGGTTTAAAATGAAAACATACAAATTTATATCATGGAATGTAAACGGAATTAGAGCAGTTGATAAAAAAGAAGCATTAAAATGGATTGATGAAGCAAACGTTGATTTACTTGGAGTTCAAGAAACAAAATCACAAGTAGAGCAAATTCCTGAAACGATTTTTGAAAAAGATTATAAAACTCTTTTTGGTTCACAATCAGCAATAAAAGGACGAAGTGGAACAGCACTTTTTACAGATATTGAGACAACTTGTACTTGTACTTGTCCAAGCGTTGATGTTCTAGATGAAGGAAGAATAAACGAAGTTCACTTTACTTTAGGAGATAAAGATATTGCATTTTTCAATGTATATTTTCCAAATGGACAAAGTAAAGAAGAAAGGCTGACTTATAAAATGGAATTTTACGATAGATTTTTAAATCATTGTGAAGAGCTAAAAAAACAAGGCAAATCAATCATTGTTTGTGGTGATGTAAATACAGCACATAAAGCAATAGATTTAGCACGACCAAAAGCAAATGAAAAAACATCGGGGTTCTTACCAATGGAGAGAGAATGGATGGATAAATTCTTAGCTCATGGATATATTGATACTTTAAGACACGTGATTGGCGATGAACCTGAGCATTATTCATGGTGGTCTTATAGAGCAAATGCAAGAGCAAACAATGTTGGCTGGAGAATTGACTACTTTTATGTAAGTGATGATTTAAAAGACAATATCAAAGATGCATATATTCTAAATGAAGTTATGGGAAGTGATCACTGCCCTATTGGTTTAGAAATAGAGTTGTAAAACTTTTTATATATAAGTATAATTTATAATAAATCATACTTATATATTATTTCGATTATTAATAATAGTTATTATAATAATAAAGATTATATTAACTATCCATCTGTAGAGAATGACTTCTAATAAATTTTTCTAAATATATAATTAAATTATCTACAGCTTGGAGAGCAACTTTTTTATCTTGAAGCAATATAGCCTCCAAAATCATTTTATGTAAGAATTTTACTTCTTCATGATTATCTTTATTTGCATTTTAATAACCTATGAATTGATAAACGTATTATAATCAGATTCCAATTAATAATAATCTAATAAATTATATTTATTAGATTAAGTTTATCAGAAATTAGAATAAAACATATCTTACATCTGTTGAATTATTATACAAATAAATAACTGATTTAAATATACTTCTTTATCTTTTTTTACTTTATAACTAAATCTCATCATCTACTATGCTTGTTTTATGTATAATAAAATTATAAAAATTTTAAAAAGAATAGAATGAAAAAATTTGATTTATTTATTTTAGTATACTGTATTATAATTGTTTTATCTGTAATGTATGCTACCCAGCCCTTACAGCCTTTACTTGCAAAAGAATTTGATATATCAATAACAAAAGCTTCACAATTTACAGCAGTTATCATGCTTTTTCTTGCATTATCTCCTATCATATATGGATATATTTTAGAAAAAATAAATGCAAAAAAAATGTTAATAAATTCTTCATTAATATTATTTGTAACTAATATCTTTTTAGGTCTTTCAACTACTTATGAGTTTTTTATATTTTTTAGAACTATAGAAGCTTTAGTAGTTCCTGCCATATTAACTTCATTAATGAGTATTTTGGCAAATATGGATAAAGAAAATATTAAGTTTAATATGTCTATTTATGTTGCAGCAACAGTATTTGGAGGACTTGTTGGAAGAGTATTCTCAGGTTTTATTGCAACAAATTTTTCATATCAATATGTTTTCTATTCACTTTCTTTTGCCATTTTGGTATCAATTTATTTTATAAATAAATTAACATATGAAGGAGAAGCTACTATTGTTAAAGCAAAACTTTATGATGTAATTGAAATTTTAAAAGATAAAAGATTTATTACGATATATCTTTTAATGTTTTGTGTATTCTTTGTATTTGCAGGAGTATTAAATGTATTACCATTTAGATTAAAAGAGATTTCAAATGATATTTCAGAATTCCAAATTTCACTTTTATATTTAGGTTATGGAATGGGAATTCTTGTTTCTTTGAATTCAAAAAGAATTATTAAATTTTTTAAGAATGAAATAAATACTATTTTATTTGGTCTTGGTCTTTTTCTATTTATAACAGTATTTTTATCGATTCCTAATGTAATGGTTATGTTTGGTTTAATATTTCTTTTTTGTTTAGGAATGTTTACCGTTCATACTATTAGTACAGGACTAGCAAATTCATTAAGAAACTCACAAAAGTCTTTAACATCGGGAATGTATTTAACATTCTATTATTTAGGTGGAGCAGTTGGATCTTTTATTCCTTCAATTATTTATGAAAAATTTGGTTGGAATATTGTGCTTTATCTTTTTTGTATCATATTATGTATGGTTTTAATATTAATTTTTTA from Poseidonibacter antarcticus encodes:
- a CDS encoding peroxiredoxin-like family protein, whose product is MSRLIDEISKYQEAFKTKAPQEIQDIMLNATKKLADQSISKNALKVGDIAPDMKLPNAVGKEVSLYETLEENDFAVVSFYRGVWCSYCNFELKALQEKNDEFISLGAKLLAVSPQSPDASLTTKEKNELEYEVLSDNENIIAKEYGLVFSLDEELRPIYLSFGIDIPSSNGEDSYEIPMPATYVINKNKEVIFSFVDEDYTKRCEPQDVVDAIKAAK
- a CDS encoding haloacid dehalogenase type II; translation: MNTTLAFDVYGTLIDTNGVQVLLEKFIPNKANIFSQTWRDKQLEYSFRRGHMQNYVGFEVCTSQALEYTCKFHDVDLSDEQKKELMAIYAVLPSFSDVKIALKRLKEKGFRIFAFSNGKKEAVEKLLVHAGIRDLFLDVVSVDDIKTFKPSPGAYAYFLRQAEAKSHEAWLISSNPFDVTGSISAGMNSAWIQRSPKAIFDPWEIQPTFTTNSLLDLAEKLND
- a CDS encoding TetR/AcrR family transcriptional regulator, whose amino-acid sequence is MSTVREKLIEATFQEVFTSGYSAASLANILNRAEVKKGAMYHYFPSKKNMVLAMINEKLEQRTKNKWEPIINEDGNLIDILISILQDTKGFNLNEGCPLGNLLQEQLGEDEDFKNILTSILKKWKDIFVSILEKSKEKNQINKDINTLQCATFLIASIEGAILLSKKSNDKQDFEDCMIQLINYINSLR
- a CDS encoding sensor domain-containing diguanylate cyclase gives rise to the protein MITEKNIKKIIVIAPLIGILLTSIILTNLFISEIKSQYEKEIQQLMIDEELKVMKIVKNRIENIINFLEKDYNQKIQAEKEEIKNTVDIAYNIIENTYRENKNDDKNNIILKINKQLRNQRFYNNASGYYFIYSNNGTSILHPHLPYLEGTNFSTFKDESTKIAIKKLLIFLEKNSAGFTSWKWYKPNINKEKKTEVKEKIGYLKKFVPLNLFIGSAKYKEDIELSVKNNLQELLNIIRYDKNNYIFAYDELGNTISHIKKDLIGKNRWDISSSGRLLIQEIIKKAFTTKGSYIKYSATINPNTKESSNKISYVKLFERTNWVIGTGMYNSIIFENIKNKQKLMKKNLDNTIYKVVIYSFFITSFSLLVMIFISRRVGNIIKKYKNHLTEINNTLELKVKDRTKELEDSKNKLKEMTLRDPLTNLYNRRYFESVIDELMSLTIRAKESLCLIMLDIDKFKNINDNYGHDIGDEVLKKLADNLLCLLRQSDVITRIGGEEFAIVFPNTSINGAYKTSEKIRKAVENLQIKIKENILINFTVSIGIAVFDENIDKDVHSILKRADIALYKAKDTGRNKVVIFNENETI
- a CDS encoding helix-turn-helix domain-containing protein, coding for MKRKDTSLNHSKIANEMMNYINTYIDTDINITQMAEEFNISKFHFQRIFKEQMGENIYECIKSIRLQKASNLLITNQSSTISKIASLCGYSSQTSFLRAFKQRFEQTPKQWRQGGYKEYSNNILNIYSSVSLIDKYYINIEPQIVKIEKRIAYYIREKGHGNDSRKNWQKLKAWVYTNDIQNYFQLGIYHDNPIITKPQDCHYVSAIVVKVEDVLPNTNLPYFNLYAGLCAKFPFNGKYEDILKLIQWVYHFWLPNSGYEATTIPSYIRFEKNDFFDDSGEFVADFYIPIAFS
- a CDS encoding EamA family transporter, encoding MTNRDFIIAILITFMWGVNFSFIKLGLTSLDPFMLAGLRFFLCAIPLVFFIKKPDVKFIYIVSYGLFFGVGLWGILYVGMHFGISAGVASIVLQLGVFFTVILSYIILKEKIDIYNKIGFVLALSGILLVFLVTDGTVTILGMMFVILSAVSWAILNIIIKKANTKDVFSFLIWSTLFPPIPLFLLAYFMQGDIVFINFFDNIDTNAMISIVFQVYPTTILGYWVWNSLLTKYPVSVVSPLSLLIPIFGLLGSFVLFNEEIGIYKIIASLIILLGLVINTFGNRMFIAKV
- a CDS encoding Crp/Fnr family transcriptional regulator; this encodes MFKKLKNNWLFSSLSKEQFDKFISLASIENHKKDSVVFLAGENSEYLYLILQGEVNIHKHDDNANSITIGIFKENDFVGEAASLLHIPFPSTASFISDGKIMKIKTIDFEENFMSDITISNFIVISLLKKIQLLQQNIHLNIHLTAKDKIINFYLKNINLQKNIKQYEIANILSMAPETFSRNLKLLVKEKKLKKLQNNNYEVISS
- a CDS encoding globin domain-containing protein; protein product: MTENTKNIIKATAPVLKERKDEITETMYKILFEKYPETKVLFKDATDDQPKKLANAIYAYASNIDQLQNLQKGLETMVATHVKTNIQAKHYPMVQDALLTSIKQTLGDACTSEVEEAWSTAYEFLANILIAKEKEAYLKA
- a CDS encoding exodeoxyribonuclease III; the encoded protein is MKTYKFISWNVNGIRAVDKKEALKWIDEANVDLLGVQETKSQVEQIPETIFEKDYKTLFGSQSAIKGRSGTALFTDIETTCTCTCPSVDVLDEGRINEVHFTLGDKDIAFFNVYFPNGQSKEERLTYKMEFYDRFLNHCEELKKQGKSIIVCGDVNTAHKAIDLARPKANEKTSGFLPMEREWMDKFLAHGYIDTLRHVIGDEPEHYSWWSYRANARANNVGWRIDYFYVSDDLKDNIKDAYILNEVMGSDHCPIGLEIEL
- a CDS encoding MFS transporter, which produces MKKFDLFILVYCIIIVLSVMYATQPLQPLLAKEFDISITKASQFTAVIMLFLALSPIIYGYILEKINAKKMLINSSLILFVTNIFLGLSTTYEFFIFFRTIEALVVPAILTSLMSILANMDKENIKFNMSIYVAATVFGGLVGRVFSGFIATNFSYQYVFYSLSFAILVSIYFINKLTYEGEATIVKAKLYDVIEILKDKRFITIYLLMFCVFFVFAGVLNVLPFRLKEISNDISEFQISLLYLGYGMGILVSLNSKRIIKFFKNEINTILFGLGLFLFITVFLSIPNVMVMFGLIFLFCLGMFTVHTISTGLANSLRNSQKSLTSGMYLTFYYLGGAVGSFIPSIIYEKFGWNIVLYLFCIILCMVLILIFYRRKIF